The sequence ATTGAGAGGCGTTTTCTTACCCCCTTTGGTGAGGGAGGAGAAGGGGGTGCAAAATCCAACCTCAGAGGATTTGCCCCTGTAGTGAATACTCGAGAAGAGGAGAAGGGTTACTTCATCGAAGTGGATCTTCCTGGCGTGCAAAAAGAGGATATTCATATTGATGTGAAAGAGAACACCCTCTCTATTACGGGTGAGCGCAAGCTCAAAGAAGAGGTCAAAGAGGAGAACTACTATAAAGTTGAGAGCTTCTTTGGAAAGTTCCAGCGGAGCTTTACATTGCCCGAAAATGTAGATAGTGATGCCATTACCGCCCAAAGTAAAGATGGCGTTCTAGAGATCTTCATCCCCAAAACCGCCCCCAAAGACGCCAAAAGAATCGCCATCTCCTAACAGAGAGCCCGTTCTTGGGGCTCTCTACTTTCGAATCTGACCCTCTCCATAGATTTTGAATTTATAGGTGGTGAGTTCGTTGATTCCCATGGGGCCGCGCGCGTGGAGTTTGCTGGTGGAGATTCCCACCTCCGCTCCAAAGCCAAACTCTCCCCCATCCGTGAATCGCGTGGAGGCATTGACATAGACGCTAGAGGCATCCACCTCTTCTAGGAATCGTTCGGCAATGGAGTGATTTTGCGTGATGATCGATTCGGAGTGTTGCGAGCCATAGATGGCGATATGTTCTAGCGCCTCCTCAAAGCCTTTCACCACCCGCACATTGAGAATATTTTCGCCATACTCGGTGTGGAAATCCTCCTCGCTTGCCCTCTTGCCTCCAAGAATCTTCAAGCTCTTCTCGCACCCTCGAATCTCTGTTCCCTTCTCCTCCAATAGGGGTCGAAGCTCCAGAAGGAATCGCTCATGAATCGTCTCATCCACTAGAAGCGTCTCAATGGCATTGCAGACGCTTGGACGCTGGGTTTTGGCGTTGATGACGATGGGGAGCGCCTTGGCAAAATCGGCCTCTTCATGGATATAGAGATGACAAAGCCCTTTGTCGTGCTTAATCACAGGAATAGTCGCATTCTCACTTACAAAAGAGATGAGCGCGTTCCCTCCACGAGGGACGAT comes from Wolinella succinogenes DSM 1740 and encodes:
- a CDS encoding Hsp20/alpha crystallin family protein, whose product is MFLTRFDPLRDLKEIERRFLTPFGEGGEGGAKSNLRGFAPVVNTREEEKGYFIEVDLPGVQKEDIHIDVKENTLSITGERKLKEEVKEENYYKVESFFGKFQRSFTLPENVDSDAITAQSKDGVLEIFIPKTAPKDAKRIAIS
- a CDS encoding glutamate-5-semialdehyde dehydrogenase codes for the protein MEAFLQKAKQASRAIATLLPQRRNEILRAMAGAIRESQEMILNVNALDLKEAQASGLKGSMLERLALDGPKIAGMARAIEEIAMLRNPLGRIVDGWVVENGLRIEKVSTPIGVVGIIYESRPNVTSDTAALCFKSGNVCVLKGGKEAKRSNEAIASVMQAVLKANNLPIEAISLLPDASREGVAKLVKMDQYVDLIVPRGGNALISFVSENATIPVIKHDKGLCHLYIHEEADFAKALPIVINAKTQRPSVCNAIETLLVDETIHERFLLELRPLLEEKGTEIRGCEKSLKILGGKRASEEDFHTEYGENILNVRVVKGFEEALEHIAIYGSQHSESIITQNHSIAERFLEEVDASSVYVNASTRFTDGGEFGFGAEVGISTSKLHARGPMGINELTTYKFKIYGEGQIRK